The window CCCGAGTTTTGGGTTTGGTAAAGGCACGACTTGACACATGAACACAAGGCGAGGGACCCACCGCACAAGTTATTAACGGTGTCGGAAGAGGGCAGGGGACATGGGGGAGGACGTGCCTCGACGAGGGCTAGTGATGATGGCGTAGAACGCCAATGGAGCCCGGAGCCGTGGAAAAGTTCGATTAGTCTGCCTGTTCCGGTTGAAGGTGGGAAAATAGAGCAGAAACTCGACAGAATCTAGATTCTCGAACAGTATTGGTGGCTTGCGACATCCGACCGGACGACTGGACCCGCATCCTCATTGCCGGATCCGGCGCCGACCTGTCGACGGGAAGTGGGCGGATGGGCTTTGTCTCCTCTTCCGCTGTTTAATGGTTCGGTCCAGCCTTTGTCTACGCTCCTGATCCCTTAGCCGCACAGGTGAGCATGATGTGTGGTTTGATACCATGCTACAGACATCAACCGAAGCTGTCATATTGGCTGCCGGGTCCTATTCTATCAATTATTAGTACGTGTGTATATATACGTGTTTCTGTCATTGCATGCACAGCTGCAGAATAACCAAGCAACCGACCGTCTCAATGCACCTGAATGCATCCTCACTCAAAGTGCAAGACCAAAAAAAGTACACCAGTAGCCTTCCAGCGTCCTCCATGTAGAACAGCTAGTCCAAACCCATCTGGTAGACATGCCCGAGGACATTCTCGACCTCCTGAGTCATACATGCAACGCAGTGCGGGTCCTAATATGGTCGACGCTATGACGGTTTGGAGCTTGACTTCCTGGTCATAACCTTGGTGATTGCGTGTCGAATAGCGACGCCTGCCTTCTCAATATCCTTCTTCGGCAAGCCTGTGGTAATGCAGACCTTGAGTGCTGGTTGAATTTGCCAGCTATTGTCTTTAGGGTCGAGGTTGTTGGCAATGGGCATGCTCTTCAGACGCGTGATAAGAACTCCGTTGACGAGCGCCTTAAGAGTAGATCAGTCAGTTTTAGTTGTTAAGGTATTACGATGTCCCGACTTGCCTCATCGACACAATCCTGCAGCAGCCGTTCCTGGTCTTCCCTCGTCAGCTTGCGCGCCGCAACGACCTCCGCCTTGAGAACCAGCAGCATGATAGGGTTCTCAGGCGAGCTCGTGCAGACGACCCAATCACTGCGAGGGTCCAGTTGCGCTCTCATAGCCTTGGTGTTTTCCCTACATTGCGTGAGGATATCCGGGTTGGACTGCAACACACTGAGGGTCTCACTGGCCGTAACGGCAAGCATGGCAggcagggcggcggagaaggtGTAAGATGCCGCTGTAAGGCGCTGGTGCTCCACAACGTCCTTAGCACCGGCGCAGAAACCGCCGCCAGCGCACAGAGGACCAGCAAGCGAGCCTGCAATCATGTCCACCTGAGAGGGATCGACGTTTTGTGCCTCAGTAAGGCCGCGACCAGTTCGGCCGAGAACGCCAAAGGACCATGTCTCGTCGAGAATGATGCGGAATCTGTACTTCTCCTTCAACTCGACCTGCATGTCTTGTCAGTCACTTGCTTGTCTCGACGGCCAGCGCCGGTAGCATCCGCATGAGCGAGTTGCTTACAAGTCGGGGCAAGTCAGCACTGTCTCCGGTGGTCTCGAACAGACCCTCGGAGACAATGAACCTTCGCGTCAGTTTTTTGCCCTTTTGGTCCTTGACCACTTTTTGGATAACGCGTTCCAGATCGTCCATGTCGCCATGAGCGTACCACTTGATGGTGCTCCTGGAGGCCTCCATACCCTTGCGAATGGAGTAGTTGACGGCGCGGTCGGCAACAATTATGTCTCCACGCTTACAAAAGGCAGGAATGACGCTGGAGATTGTGGAGAAGGCTTGAGCGTAGACAATGCAAGCCTCAGTGCCAAGATAAGCGGCGATGTCTGCCTCGGTCTTCATGTGCACGTCCTGGGTGCCGTAGAACTGGGGAGGGCCGCATGGGCCGACGCCGTAAGTACGCAGCGTCTGAAtggccttgtccttgatTTGTTCGTTCGCGTTGAAGTTGTAGAAGTTGTACGAGGCAAGGTTCGTGACGGTGCGTCCGCTTGCGAGTCGGGTCTTTGGCCCGGTAGGTCTGGACGTAGACTTAGTTACATCGTTGTAAAGGTAGAGCAGGAAAGGGGACGCCCGTACCCAATAATGACAGGCAACCTCTCGGCCTCAATTTCCTCGAGAGCAGTCTGGGGGGAGACGAGGGGTTCGGGGGTCCAGTCTTCGACCAGCTCATCGATTTCCTAGCAGAGAACGTCAGCAATCGTCCGCGTGTAAAGGCAAGAAGGGCGCGCAAAGAGGCGTCAATGCATACATCGTCACGGAGTTTGATGAAGTTTTGCTTCTGGGTGGAGTAGGATGGCGACAAAAGGTAGCGGACGAAGAAGATAAAAAGGACCAGCTCGATGCCGGACCGGATAGGGTCGTTCTGGTAGCTCGACTGGATGTATCGAatgaggacggcggagccgGGGACTTTTTGGAACGCCTCGGATGCCTCGTGCAGCCAGGCGATGACCTTTGTCTGGGCTTCGCCGGCGTCCATGGTAACTGTGACGGTGAACGGCGCAACGTGAGGTGAAGGACTGGCGAGTAGGTAAGCGGATGGACAGCGACCTTGagtccggcgccgaggaaTTCAGGAAGCAGTTTGGTATTGTTGTGGACGGTCCGTTTGCTAGCTCACGGAAGGGAAGTCAATCAAAGGATCTCTGAGCCCAAGTCCTGGCTCCGAGGGAGATAAGGAAGAGTGTGATCGTAGGTAAAAAAGAGTACCTACTTGGAGTGTGTGACGCCGTTAACTAGAATCAACACTGGGGGCTACTCACATTGGGATGCGAAAGTGCGCTCAGGACAACAACTTCTGACGCGGGTTCCCTCCGAGCGCGGCCCCTGTCCAGATGCGCTGATTGGCTAGGATCAGAGAAGCACATGCGAATACAGCCTGGGTGCGCTATTGCATCGTTAGGTAATCAGCACAGTGTATCAAACCGCCCGTCTGTCAATAGGGGCAAACAAACGAAACCATGTAAAATCTATATTCCATCTGCCTGTCTCGCCGAATTACAATTGCCACTCCGACTCGTCTTATTTCTTTCCAGCTGCCTGCCAAATAACCTTGCGCCTGAATAAAACAAACGGGAGAAAGATACGATTTACACAACCACCTTTGTTTCCGCCAAAGTCACACGACAATTTTCACATGTGCCAGATTCGCAATTCATCTCAAAGCGTTACTCTTGATTGTACGCCCGTCCAGTCTTATTCTGGGCTATTGACGATGTACTAGTCTGCAGGTCTAAACAGCCGTGATACCATGCCAGCCATGCTTCCCTGCCTGAAcgggagagaaaggaaaggaaaggaaagaaatGGATAGCTAACAGTCAAAAACACATTAGGCGCGCCTGACAATGACATTATAAATCTGCCACTGTGGCCCAGGCTGTTGCTGTCGTCAAGAACTGACCAACAGCCCAAGATAGCTTGGTCCACAACGTCGCGCTTTGCTCCCTCTCTATCTGCGTTCATGATACAAGACCATTTAAAACAAGCGCACTCTCTCCGAATTGCccgtcgccgatgaggacgaaCTTGGTGTCATAGTGAGGTAGGCTCCGGAGTAACCATCCCTT is drawn from Colletotrichum destructivum chromosome 6, complete sequence and contains these coding sequences:
- a CDS encoding Putative aminotransferase, class I/classII, pyridoxal phosphate-dependent transferase, major, with the translated sequence MDAGEAQTKVIAWLHEASEAFQKVPGSAVLIRYIQSSYQNDPIRSGIELVLFIFFVRYLLSPSYSTQKQNFIKLRDDEIDELVEDWTPEPLVSPQTALEEIEAERLPVIIGPTGPKTRLASGRTVTNLASYNFYNFNANEQIKDKAIQTLRTYGVGPCGPPQFYGTQDVHMKTEADIAAYLGTEACIVYAQAFSTISSVIPAFCKRGDIIVADRAVNYSIRKGMEASRSTIKWYAHGDMDDLERVIQKVVKDQKGKKLTRRFIVSEGLFETTGDSADLPRLVELKEKYRFRIILDETWSFGVLGRTGRGLTEAQNVDPSQVDMIAGSLAGPLCAGGGFCAGAKDVVEHQRLTAASYTFSAALPAMLAVTASETLSVLQSNPDILTQCRENTKAMRAQLDPRSDWVVCTSSPENPIMLLVLKAEVVAARKLTREDQERLLQDCVDEALVNGVLITRLKSMPIANNLDPKDNSWQIQPALKVCITTGLPKKDIEKAGVAIRHAITKVMTRKSSSKPS